From a single Ciconia boyciana chromosome 11, ASM3463844v1, whole genome shotgun sequence genomic region:
- the GLYCTK gene encoding glycerate kinase, giving the protein MSLREHALTLFRSAVGTVRPAPMLKRAVKLQGDGCPQLLVKGQVFAVKRDVYLVGFGKAVLGMAAAAEEILGDHLIRGIINVPLGIQESLQRAGMQEMLLKPHSKIQVIEGAKNNLPDPEALRGAVAIQELAEGLTVDDLLLVLISGGGSALLPAPILPILLEEKEKLTKMLASQGAAIQELNIVRKTLSLLKGGGLARLAYPAQVVSLILSDVIGDPLDIIASGPTAASSHSVQDCLQILAKYNLLHNLPKSVETVLSSSPTEPTAPEDYSHVCNIIIGSNTLALDEAKCQAEGLGYTTLILSAAICGEVGRVATLYCQLIQLVCLGFTGLGEGPLSDEVRGSLLQLAAELEIPGGLDLAEFLQALRGLGPERPVCILAGGETTVKLQGTGKGGRNQELALRVGLGLYRAQATKVSSPQGRCEIVFLSGGTDGQDGPTEAAGAFCSPELVDEALQEGLDVEAFLSNNDSYTFFSQFQGGRHLLVTGLTGTNVMDIQVILIRAMERS; this is encoded by the exons ATGTCCCTCCGCGAGCACGCACTGACCCTCTTCCGCAGCGCAGTGGGCACTGTCCGGCCAGCTCCGATGTTGAAGAGGGCTGTGAAGCTCCAGGGAGATGGGTGCCCTCAGCTGCTGGTGAAGGGCCAGGTCTTTGCAGTGAAGAGGGACGTATACCTGGTGGGTTTTGGCAAAGCTGTGCTGGGGATGGccgcagcagcagaagagatcCTGGGAGACCACCTCATTCGGGGGATCATCAATGTGCCTCTAGGCATCCAGGAGAGCCTGCAGCGAGCAGGAATGCA GGAGATGCTCCTGAAGCCACACAGCAAAATCCAGGTTATCGAAGGTGCCAAGAACAACCTCCCAGACCCAGAGGCTCTGAGGGGAGCAGTTGCCATCCAGGAGCTGGCTGAGGGTCTGACTGTGGATGACCTGCTCCTTGTGCTCATCTCAG GGGGTGGATCAGCTCTACTGCCTGCTCCCATCCTTCCCATCCTCCTCGAAGAGAAGGAGAAACTCACAAAGATGCTGGCTTCCCAAGGAGCTGCCATACAGGAGCTGAACATTGTACGGAAGACTCTGTCCTTGCTAAAGGGTGGAGGGCTGGCCCGGCTCGCATATCCTGCACAG GTGGTGAGCCTCATCCTTTCTGATGTGATTGGTGACCCCCTGGACATCATAGCGAGTGGGCccactgctgccagctcccacaGTGTCCAAGACTGCCTTCAGATACTTGCCAAATACAACCTGCTGCACAACCTGCCCAAGTCAGTGGAAACAGTCCTGTCCAGTTCTCCCACCGAGCCCACTGCTCCGGAAGACTACTCCCACGTTTGCAACATCATCATTGGGTCAAATACGCTGGCTTTAGATGAGGCCAAATGCCAAGCCGAGGGCCTGGGCTACACAACTCTGATTCTGAGTGCAGCAATCTGCGGGGAAGTTGGCCGTGTCGCCACGCTGTACTGCCAGCTGATCCAGCTGGTCTGCCTAGGCTTCACCGGCCTCGGAGAAGGGCCCCTGAGTGACGAGGTGAGGGGGAGTCTCTtgcagctggcagcagagctaGAGATCCCGGGTGGTTTGGACCTTGCCGAGTTTCTACAGGCCCTGCGAGGATTAGGGCCTGAAAGACCAGTCTGCATCCTGGCTGGCGGAGAAACCACGGTTAAGCTTCAAGGAACCGGCAAGGGAGGGAGGAACCAGGAGCTGGCCCTGcgcgtggggctggggctgtacagGGCACAGGCTACGAAAGTCAGCAGCCCCCAAGGGAGGTGCGAGATTGTCTTCCTCAGCGGCGGAACGGACGGGCAGGATGGGCCGACGGAGGCGGCAGGGGCCTtctgcagcccagagctggTGGATGAGGCACTGCAGGAGGGCCTCGATGTGGAGGCCTTTCTCAGCAACAATGACTCCTATACGTTCTTCAGCCAGTTCCAAGGTGGGCGTCACCTCCTGGTGACAGGCTTGACAGGCACCAATGTCATGGACATCCAGGTCATTTTAATTAGAGCCATGGAGAGATCATGA